In Romboutsia lituseburensis, a genomic segment contains:
- the pstC gene encoding phosphate ABC transporter permease subunit PstC → MLAKSRVVNVSKRDNKNGNEGKYLAEKVAKNVFLISALIAVVSLLLIIGFVFYKGLTPFLFKGYSFTEFLTGADWVPSADKFGISSMVAASILATIGALVIGVPVGILTAVFIAEVAPKRLAKIISPAVELLAGIPSVLYGVFGLAIIVPGIQNIFNLPKGQSLFAVIIVLAVMMLPTVISVSETAIRAVPQAYKEGSLALGASHIETIFKVVLPAAKSGILAAVVLGVGRALGETMAVILVAGNSPVMPSSLMDSVRPLTTNIALEMGYAFGTHQEMLFATGVVLFTFILILNIVLNKLSNKAVD, encoded by the coding sequence ATGTTAGCAAAGTCTCGCGTGGTAAATGTAAGTAAAAGAGACAATAAGAATGGCAACGAAGGAAAGTACTTAGCAGAAAAGGTAGCAAAAAATGTGTTTTTAATAAGTGCATTAATCGCTGTTGTAAGTTTACTTTTAATAATAGGATTTGTATTCTACAAAGGCCTAACACCATTTTTATTTAAAGGATATTCATTTACTGAATTTTTAACAGGAGCTGATTGGGTACCAAGTGCAGATAAGTTTGGAATCTCATCTATGGTAGCAGCATCAATATTAGCTACAATAGGGGCCTTAGTAATTGGTGTTCCAGTAGGAATACTAACAGCAGTATTTATTGCAGAAGTAGCACCTAAAAGATTAGCAAAGATTATATCACCAGCAGTAGAACTATTAGCAGGAATACCATCAGTATTATATGGGGTATTTGGATTAGCAATAATAGTTCCTGGTATACAAAATATATTTAATTTACCAAAAGGTCAAAGTTTATTTGCGGTAATAATAGTTTTAGCAGTAATGATGTTACCAACAGTAATATCAGTATCAGAAACAGCAATAAGAGCAGTACCTCAAGCTTATAAAGAAGGTTCATTAGCATTAGGAGCATCACATATAGAAACTATATTTAAAGTTGTTCTACCAGCTGCTAAATCTGGTATATTAGCTGCGGTTGTTTTAGGAGTAGGAAGAGCTTTAGGAGAAACAATGGCAGTAATACTTGTAGCAGGTAACTCTCCAGTAATGCCGTCATCTTTAATGGATAGTGTAAGACCACTTACTACTAATATAGCTTTAGAGATGGGATATGCATTCGGAACTCATCAAGAAATGTTATTTGCAACAGGAGTTGTATTATTCACATTTATATTAATATTAAATATAGTATTAAACAAACTTTCAAATAAGGCGGTAGATTAA
- a CDS encoding phosphate ABC transporter substrate-binding protein — protein MFKKKIAVLLASTVLVGSLAVGCGSSSSSDDGSKVTVSGSTSVGPVMESIAEKYQADNQGITVEIQQVGSSAGIKNTIEGTSQIGMASRDLKDEEKNAGLKETEIALDGIALVTHKNNTVKDLTIDQIKNIYTGKITNWKDVGGKDAPIVVLSREDGSGTRDGFQEKVGFESEALTKEAQISDGSGNIKTTVEGNENAIGYISYGYVDDTVNMLKVGGVELTPENVKSNAYAIARPFILVNKEDSMTEQGKKLVDFILSDEGQKIMEGKGFISIK, from the coding sequence ATGTTTAAGAAAAAAATAGCGGTATTATTAGCAAGTACAGTATTAGTAGGAAGTTTAGCAGTAGGGTGTGGATCAAGCTCATCAAGTGATGATGGATCAAAAGTAACTGTGTCAGGATCAACATCAGTAGGACCTGTAATGGAATCTATAGCAGAAAAATATCAAGCAGATAATCAAGGTATTACAGTTGAAATACAACAAGTTGGTTCATCAGCAGGTATAAAAAATACTATTGAAGGAACATCTCAAATAGGTATGGCATCTAGAGATTTAAAGGATGAAGAAAAAAATGCTGGTTTAAAAGAAACAGAAATAGCTTTAGATGGTATAGCTTTAGTAACACATAAAAATAATACTGTAAAAGACTTAACAATAGACCAAATAAAAAATATATATACAGGTAAAATTACTAACTGGAAAGATGTTGGAGGAAAAGATGCTCCAATAGTAGTTTTATCAAGAGAAGATGGATCAGGAACTAGAGATGGTTTCCAAGAAAAAGTAGGATTTGAGTCAGAAGCATTAACTAAAGAAGCTCAAATAAGTGATGGATCAGGAAATATAAAAACTACAGTAGAAGGTAATGAAAATGCAATAGGTTATATATCATATGGATACGTTGATGATACTGTAAATATGTTAAAAGTTGGGGGCGTAGAATTGACTCCAGAAAATGTAAAATCAAATGCATATGCAATAGCAAGACCATTTATATTAGTTAATAAAGAAGATTCAATGACAGAACAAGGAAAAAAATTAGTAGATTTCATATTAAGTGACGAAGGTCAGAAAATAATGGAAGGTAAAGGCTTTATAAGCATAAAATAG
- the pstA gene encoding phosphate ABC transporter permease PstA, with protein sequence MRKLKENILKSAVYLSAGFTVITLVVIVGYIFMQGISGINPTFLFSNYSASGDGGILPMIVTTVYTVLLSIAVATPIGILSAIYLQEYAKKGKLVTAIRFATESLAGIPSIIYGLFGGIFFVVTLGMKYSILSGSLTVAIIILPVIIRTTEEALKTVPQSYREASLALGSTKFQTLYKVILPSAIPGILSGIILSVGRVIGESAAILLTAGTVAQMPGTIFDSARTLTVHAYLLTKEKGDIQGAASIGVVLIILVLILNTIAKVVAKKLNKANY encoded by the coding sequence ATGAGAAAGTTAAAAGAAAATATTTTAAAGTCAGCAGTTTATTTATCGGCAGGATTTACAGTTATTACACTTGTTGTAATAGTAGGATATATATTTATGCAAGGAATCAGTGGAATAAATCCAACCTTCTTATTTAGCAATTATTCAGCATCAGGAGATGGAGGAATATTGCCAATGATAGTAACTACAGTATATACAGTATTACTTTCAATAGCAGTGGCTACTCCAATAGGAATTTTATCAGCAATATACTTACAAGAATATGCTAAAAAAGGAAAATTAGTAACAGCAATTAGATTTGCTACAGAAAGTTTAGCAGGTATACCTTCAATAATATATGGTTTATTCGGAGGGATCTTCTTTGTAGTTACTTTAGGGATGAAGTATTCAATACTATCTGGATCTCTTACAGTAGCAATAATAATATTACCAGTAATAATCAGAACTACAGAAGAAGCTCTAAAAACAGTACCACAAAGTTATAGAGAAGCATCTTTAGCTTTAGGATCAACTAAATTCCAAACACTTTATAAAGTAATATTACCAAGTGCAATACCAGGTATATTATCAGGAATTATATTATCAGTTGGTCGTGTTATAGGAGAATCAGCAGCAATATTATTAACAGCAGGAACGGTAGCTCAAATGCCTGGGACTATATTTGATAGTGCTAGAACACTTACAGTACATGCATACCTTTTAACTAAAGAAAAAGGTGATATACAAGGAGCAGCAAGTATCGGAGTTGTACTAATAATATTAGTGTTAATTTTAAATACAATAGCTAAAGTAGTAGCTAAGAAATTAAACAAAGCAAATTACTAA